A genomic region of Bernardetia sp. ABR2-2B contains the following coding sequences:
- a CDS encoding two-component regulator propeller domain-containing protein, whose amino-acid sequence MLKKTTYLVGFLFVLFFLSFLVFPSFCFAQQTINLDSKKSLSQYIFRKWTTEEGLPSNAILDVIQDQKGYIWIATHDGLARFDGAKFTSYTVRNTPIIRSHAIRSLLSDSKGNVWIGTQRGLLKYENNQLTVPIELSIINEYSIEVIYEDKKGTIWIGTSSNGVFSYKDGQLRPLKELRLHLQGAIYFILEKDNSLYFASQRGDIVRYQNEKITRIVDFEQTRGISFAKNINKNLWVGTDKGLRLLRGDSLANSPYPKINAIKDAYDILEDTNGFFWIASENGLYRFNKKTNSLENYNEKQGLASNILQKLLVDKEGNIWIGMFRGGLVQVLDGSFVNISPSEGLCSNVIYSIIQFTPEKYLVAGESDSISIVYGNTVRNAKLPLQLPSQRVRHMLFDRDSSLWISTYGGLVKITRENEHKIYAPNSGLIDDHVRLTFQTKDSTIWAGTRRAGLFYLTEADSFKQIDSNLASETVMSMAEDKTGKLIVGTKRGISFIENKIITKQLWVQNGLVSNIIFSIFVDANNIIWLGTDAGLTRIEDDKITNFDASSGLCEATVFDILEDNEGYFWLPSNNGIMRIATKQLNDFASGERKLVDCRFFNRTDGMKSDQMVGTGKGLVDSKGNIWFPTYRGVAKINPETIAKRKNDSKAIFEKIETDERKIYDFSKEISLEAGTQYLSIFFTAFDYQNSASLDFKYRLIPFDKDWIDSQNQRNAAYTNLPPNEYRFEVITRKADGSWNEENPSVINLIIQPHWYQRLVFQVGGVLGLILILILVYYLRNLQYKRNQIYLEREVTSRTEEIVKQKTQLQTQKEELQDTVQRLNQTQIHLVQSEKMASLGQLTAGIAHEINNPINFVYAGVDALQVTLDEFLELMTLYEEYERIEKQDESEVKKSKMKEKFDEILVLKKEIQFEELKEDLHQLVKDIRYGAHRTSEIVKGLRTFSRLDEVELRWADLHENIVATLVILRPQYKDHIEIVRNFDSQISQIECFPGKLNQVFTNIIANAIQAIDEQREKREKEEKQSTKKDQIIISTQKLSKEESPLKIETAKVLIQDTAGGMNEETRQKIFEPFFTTKGVGQGTGLGLSISFGLIEKHQGKLEVESTIGEGTTFLIYLPVERNETLEQ is encoded by the coding sequence ATGCTCAAAAAAACTACTTATTTAGTAGGTTTTTTATTTGTGCTTTTTTTTCTCTCTTTTCTAGTATTTCCTTCTTTTTGTTTCGCTCAACAAACTATTAATCTTGATTCTAAAAAAAGCCTTTCTCAATATATTTTTAGAAAATGGACTACCGAAGAAGGACTACCTTCAAATGCTATTTTAGATGTTATTCAAGACCAAAAAGGGTATATTTGGATTGCTACACACGACGGATTAGCTCGTTTTGATGGCGCAAAATTTACTTCTTATACTGTCAGAAACACACCCATTATTCGCTCTCATGCAATTCGTTCGCTTTTATCAGATTCGAAAGGAAATGTATGGATAGGCACACAACGAGGACTTTTGAAATATGAAAACAACCAACTGACTGTTCCGATAGAGCTTTCTATTATAAATGAATATAGCATTGAAGTTATTTATGAAGATAAGAAAGGTACTATTTGGATAGGAACAAGTTCGAATGGCGTTTTTTCTTACAAAGATGGACAACTAAGACCTCTTAAAGAGCTTCGTTTGCATCTTCAAGGTGCAATTTATTTTATTTTAGAAAAAGACAATTCACTTTATTTTGCTTCACAGCGTGGAGATATAGTGCGTTATCAAAATGAAAAAATAACTAGAATAGTAGATTTTGAGCAAACTAGAGGTATTTCATTTGCAAAGAATATCAATAAAAACTTGTGGGTAGGAACAGATAAAGGACTAAGACTTTTGAGAGGAGATTCTTTAGCTAACTCTCCCTATCCAAAAATAAATGCAATAAAAGATGCCTATGATATTTTGGAAGATACAAACGGTTTTTTTTGGATTGCTTCTGAAAATGGATTGTATCGGTTCAATAAAAAAACAAATAGTCTTGAAAACTACAATGAAAAGCAAGGTCTTGCAAGTAATATTCTTCAAAAACTACTTGTTGATAAAGAAGGAAATATTTGGATAGGAATGTTTAGAGGAGGGCTTGTACAGGTTTTAGATGGTAGTTTTGTAAATATTAGTCCGAGTGAAGGACTTTGTTCGAACGTAATTTATTCTATTATTCAATTTACACCTGAAAAATATTTAGTGGCAGGAGAGAGTGATTCTATTTCTATTGTCTATGGAAATACGGTCAGAAATGCCAAACTTCCTTTGCAGCTTCCTAGTCAGCGTGTTAGACATATGCTTTTCGATAGGGATTCTAGTCTTTGGATAAGTACGTATGGAGGACTTGTCAAGATTACACGAGAAAACGAACACAAAATTTATGCTCCTAATAGTGGACTTATAGATGACCACGTTCGCCTAACTTTTCAAACAAAAGACTCTACAATATGGGCAGGGACACGAAGAGCAGGTCTTTTTTATCTCACGGAAGCAGATTCGTTCAAGCAAATAGACAGTAATTTAGCTTCCGAAACCGTAATGAGTATGGCAGAAGATAAAACAGGAAAATTAATTGTCGGAACAAAAAGAGGGATTTCATTTATAGAAAACAAAATAATTACAAAACAACTTTGGGTACAAAACGGGCTCGTAAGTAATATTATTTTCTCCATTTTTGTCGATGCGAATAATATTATTTGGTTAGGTACAGATGCAGGACTTACACGTATAGAAGATGATAAAATAACGAATTTTGATGCTAGTTCAGGACTTTGTGAGGCTACTGTTTTTGATATTTTGGAAGATAATGAAGGATATTTTTGGTTGCCTTCTAATAATGGAATAATGAGAATAGCAACTAAGCAGCTCAATGATTTTGCTAGTGGAGAAAGAAAGCTTGTCGACTGTCGCTTTTTCAATCGTACTGATGGAATGAAAAGTGACCAAATGGTCGGAACAGGAAAAGGTCTTGTCGATTCTAAGGGTAATATTTGGTTTCCAACATATAGAGGTGTTGCAAAGATAAATCCTGAGACGATTGCAAAAAGAAAGAACGACTCAAAAGCAATTTTTGAAAAAATAGAAACTGATGAGAGAAAAATTTATGATTTCAGTAAAGAAATTTCCTTAGAAGCAGGAACTCAATATTTATCGATTTTCTTTACAGCCTTTGATTATCAAAACTCAGCTTCTTTAGATTTCAAATACCGTCTTATTCCTTTTGATAAAGATTGGATCGATTCTCAAAACCAGCGCAATGCAGCTTATACAAATCTTCCTCCTAACGAGTATCGTTTTGAAGTGATTACTAGAAAGGCCGATGGAAGTTGGAACGAAGAAAATCCTTCAGTTATCAATTTGATTATACAACCTCATTGGTATCAGCGTTTGGTGTTTCAAGTGGGAGGAGTTTTAGGACTGATTTTGATTTTAATTCTCGTCTATTACCTTCGTAATTTGCAGTACAAACGCAATCAAATTTATTTAGAAAGAGAAGTTACTAGTCGAACAGAAGAAATAGTAAAACAAAAAACACAACTTCAAACTCAAAAAGAAGAACTACAAGACACCGTTCAACGTCTGAATCAAACTCAAATTCATTTAGTACAGTCTGAAAAAATGGCAAGTTTGGGACAGCTTACAGCAGGGATTGCTCATGAGATAAATAATCCAATCAATTTTGTCTATGCAGGAGTTGATGCGCTTCAAGTTACATTAGATGAGTTTTTAGAGCTTATGACTTTGTATGAAGAATATGAAAGAATAGAAAAACAAGATGAGTCAGAAGTGAAAAAGAGCAAAATGAAAGAAAAGTTTGATGAAATTTTGGTCTTAAAAAAAGAAATTCAGTTTGAAGAATTAAAAGAAGATTTACACCAACTGGTAAAAGATATTCGATACGGAGCGCACCGAACGAGCGAGATTGTAAAGGGGCTGCGTACTTTTTCTAGGTTAGATGAGGTAGAATTACGATGGGCAGATTTGCATGAAAATATTGTAGCTACACTTGTTATTTTGCGTCCACAGTATAAAGACCATATTGAGATAGTTCGAAATTTTGATAGTCAGATTTCCCAAATAGAATGCTTTCCTGGTAAGCTCAATCAAGTTTTTACAAATATTATTGCAAATGCAATTCAAGCAATAGACGAACAAAGAGAGAAAAGAGAAAAAGAAGAAAAGCAATCAACTAAAAAAGACCAAATTATTATTTCTACCCAAAAACTATCCAAAGAAGAATCTCCATTAAAGATAGAAACAGCAAAAGTTTTGATTCAAGATACAGCAGGAGGAATGAACGAAGAAACAAGACAGAAGATTTTCGAACCTTTTTTTACCACAAAAGGAGTTGGACAAGGAACAGGTTTAGGACTTTCAATAAGTTTTGGATTGATAGAAAAACATCAAGGAAAGCTAGAAGTAGAAAGTACGATTGGAGAAGGAACTACGTTTTTGATTTATCTTCCAGTTGAGAGAAATGAAACCTTAGAACAGTAA
- a CDS encoding VTT domain-containing protein, translated as MTFLLKALNTLQKHIRSIGMVILSALLPILASTGITVLLLYFESELLLWNFWQWLFLYLAVSILMGFALMPTTLMAFLTGYFLSFEGTPLMIISYLMASYIGYQLGLFLEGKKIHKNLLEKPKVNRFLSSLKEKSWKLIILVRLSPVLPFSVMNLVLSAIRFPIKIFLIGSFIGMLPRTLFAIYIGTKAQTLKSLIENETKTDFPYSEIIIILLTLITIFGIGRMVRNSMKEVNSDK; from the coding sequence ATGACCTTTCTACTCAAAGCACTAAATACATTACAAAAACATATTCGAAGCATCGGTATGGTAATTTTGTCAGCCTTATTACCCATTTTGGCAAGTACAGGCATTACGGTATTGCTTTTGTATTTTGAAAGTGAACTCTTACTATGGAATTTTTGGCAATGGCTTTTTCTATATTTAGCAGTAAGTATTTTGATGGGTTTTGCGCTTATGCCTACCACCTTGATGGCTTTTTTGACAGGCTATTTTTTGAGTTTTGAAGGAACGCCTTTAATGATTATTTCTTATTTGATGGCTTCTTATATAGGTTATCAATTAGGATTATTTTTGGAAGGAAAAAAAATTCATAAAAATTTACTAGAAAAACCAAAAGTAAATCGTTTTTTGTCTTCCTTAAAAGAAAAAAGCTGGAAATTGATTATTTTAGTAAGATTATCGCCAGTTTTGCCTTTTTCTGTAATGAATTTGGTGCTTTCAGCGATTCGTTTTCCAATAAAGATTTTTTTGATAGGCTCTTTTATAGGAATGCTGCCCAGAACTCTTTTTGCCATCTATATCGGAACAAAAGCTCAAACACTAAAAAGTTTGATAGAAAATGAAACAAAAACTGACTTTCCATATTCCGAAATTATCATTATTTTATTGACCTTAATTACTATTTTTGGAATTGGTAGAATGGTCAGAAATTCAATGAAAGAAGTAAATAGTGATAAGTGA